The Mycobacterium riyadhense sequence CGGTTGACAACAGTAATACCTATCCATTCCGCCCAGCACCACTGCGGCGGTCTCGGGTTCCATCGTGTCGACCATGTCAGCAAATTCGGCAAAGTCGCGGCGGCTGTTACGGCACATGATCAAGTAGCCCTTGAGACGCAGCGTTTCCGCGCCGGTCGGAATCCGGAGTCTGTCGCCTGTGGGCAATTGCACGTTGGTGGTCTCGACCGGGCTGCGGCGCTCATAGGTGGTTCGAGCCGTCGCAGTGGTCTCGAGCGCATCGAGGGCGACCGATAGCCGACCCCGCCAGACGGTGACCGGGTGAACCGGGCGCTCTGCCCACGACATCGCTCGGGCGATGCCGTTACGGTAGGCCAGGCCGACCTTGCTGACCGCTGAAGCGAGTGCGGCACCTTCTTGCAGAACCTGCTCCGGCTCGTCCCCGTTACGTCCACAACCGGTCAAGGCGAGCGGATCCGGCACGCAAATGGCATCGGGCGCAAGGTGTTTGAGCTTCGCCGCCGATTTGATCACCATGCGCAAGTCCGCACTGGGCGCCATCGCCGCGGTGATGTCCTCGGGGATGACCACGACGTCGCCGAGGTCGACCTCGGGCAGCGGCCTGTCGAAGTCGACGGACGGCAAGACCCGGGCCAACCATCCTGGCAGCCACCAATTCCACTTGGCGAACATCGCCATCAGCGCCGGCACCAATATCAGGCGCACGATGGTGGCGTCGACGGCGATCGCGACCGCACACGCCACCCCGATTTCGGCGACCAGCGGCATGCCGGCGAACGCGAACCCACAGAACACCGCGATCATGATCAGCGCGGCGCTGGTGATCGTGCGCGCGCTGGTGCTCACGCCGTAGGCAACCGCATCGCGGGTGTGGCCGGTTTGTAGGAAGCGTTCCCGGATCCGGGTGAGCAGGAAGATCTCGTAGTCCATCGACAACCCGAACGTCATCGCCAGCACCAGTGGGGGCACCGTGCTATCGATCGAACTCAGGTGCGGGAAACCGAGTCGTTCCGCCCAGCCCCACTGGAAGACCATCACTAGGCTGCCGTAGGCGGCCGCAACCGACAGCAGGGTCATTAGAACGCCCTTGAGCGCCAACAAAACCGAGTGGACCGAGATCAACAGCATGAGAAACGCGATCAGTGCAACGAAGATCAGCACCAGCGGTTCGGTTGCCGACACTCGGTCGTCGAAGTCCTTGATCAGCGCTGTCGACCCGCCGACGTCGACGCGTGCGGAACCGCCGTCGGCGACCTTGGGCAGCTGGGTTCGCATCCAGTCCACCGTCTGCCGGGCACCCATGTCCTCGGGATCGACCGATAACACCGCGCTGAGCAGGGCGCTGCGGTTGTTGTCGGCGAATTCGGGCGGCGCCACCGACGCGACGTTGGGCGCCTGCGTCATGCGCTCGCGGATCGCGGCAATCGTCTGGGCATGTTCGGGTGCGGAGGCTTGGATATCAGGACTGTGCGGAAATCGGACCAGCACCTGAACCGGCCCCAGGGCGCCGGGGCCGAGCGCCT is a genomic window containing:
- a CDS encoding MMPL family transporter; protein product: MMRLSRNLRRFRWFVFAGWLLALAPAVYLAWAQSGNLTGGGFEVAGSQSIFVHDQLIAAYPDLGASSLALVAAPRADASYEDINDAVAQLRQIASEFPGVSEVPNPTQRPPRPDRPYVVSLRLDARNAGTSDVAKKLRQRVGVHGDQSGQTANGHVRLYVIGQGALSAAAAANTKHDIAAAERWNLPIILIVLLAVFGSLAAAAIPLALGVCTVVVTMGLVFLLSMHTTMSVFVTSTVSMFGIALAVDYSLFILMRFREELRSGRQPADAVDAAMATSGLAVVLSGLTVIASLTGIYLINTPALKSMATGAILAVAVAMLTSATLTPAVLATFGRAAAKRSALLHWSRRPEATVSRFWTRWVGWVMRRPWMSALAASAVLIVMALPATSMVLGNSLLRQFDSSHEIRAGVAAASQALGPGALGPVQVLVRFPHSPDIQASAPEHAQTIAAIRERMTQAPNVASVAPPEFADNNRSALLSAVLSVDPEDMGARQTVDWMRTQLPKVADGGSARVDVGGSTALIKDFDDRVSATEPLVLIFVALIAFLMLLISVHSVLLALKGVLMTLLSVAAAYGSLVMVFQWGWAERLGFPHLSSIDSTVPPLVLAMTFGLSMDYEIFLLTRIRERFLQTGHTRDAVAYGVSTSARTITSAALIMIAVFCGFAFAGMPLVAEIGVACAVAIAVDATIVRLILVPALMAMFAKWNWWLPGWLARVLPSVDFDRPLPEVDLGDVVVIPEDITAAMAPSADLRMVIKSAAKLKHLAPDAICVPDPLALTGCGRNGDEPEQVLQEGAALASAVSKVGLAYRNGIARAMSWAERPVHPVTVWRGRLSVALDALETTATARTTYERRSPVETTNVQLPTGDRLRIPTGAETLRLKGYLIMCRNSRRDFAEFADMVDTMEPETAAVVLGGMDRYYCCQPLGQSARRQWMATQLVRRLADPHPSDLDDDEIEPDARANWEEVRQRCLSVAVAMLEEAR